In Glycine max cultivar Williams 82 chromosome 15, Glycine_max_v4.0, whole genome shotgun sequence, the DNA window acttgtgcaatcCGGTGCACTTTCCAGAAGCCGAACACTTAGCGCTACCATCCAACCACTAGTCAAGGGTCCAAGCGCTTAGCTCGAGCAAGGGCTTTCTTAGCACGTGAAGACTTGGCGCTGAGTGCGagaggtgcgcttagcgagtgaacaACTGAAAGATTTTTCTAAGTTCATTTTTTGTTCACCtcttcaccaaattttatgaaccTCCTTTTTCAATATTAATCATGCTAAAATCAGACACAATCATAAGCAATCAACTACACTCAatgcaaacaaaacaaaattaaaaataaatgactgggttgcctcctagcAAGCGCttgtttaacgtcattagcttgacacaTTGTTCTGTTATCTTGGATCAATCTTGGTTCTCTCTTTCAGAACCTTCTCATCCAACTCCTTCACCTGTAAGCAGACATCCTGGTCCAGCAGTTCTCTTCCTTCATTAAATATATCAAAGTTGATTTGTTGGTTTTCAAGACTCATTTCTAACTTTTTCTTCCCCATGTCCACCACACAGCTTGCAGTAGACATAAATGGACATCCCAAAATAACAGGAATATCTGCATCTTCCTTAATGCCAATTACAACAAAATCAGTAGGAAAATAAGATGTTTTACTCGAACCAGAacatcttcaatcactccatagGGTCTGGTGATAGAGCGATCTGCTAAATGTAAAGTCATCCTAGTAGGCATTATCTCCAACTCCCCAAGTTTCTGGCACATGGAAAGCGGCATCAAATTAATATTGGCTCCTAAATCAAGCCTTGCCTACTGAAACTTCACctatagaacaaggtatagtgacATTGCCTGGATCCTTATGTTTTGGTGGAAGGATTCGTTGAATTACAGCGCTGCAGTTTCCCTCCAAGACTATGGTGTCACTATCAATATACTTGTTCTTCTTAGTTAGCATATCTTTTAGAAATTTAGCATAGAGCGGCATCTGCTGTagagcttctccaaagggcatgGTAATTTTTAGCTTcttgaaaatatccaaaaatcaAGCTAGATGTCTTTCTTTATTCTTCCTAGAAGGTACcaaaggatatggtacttctttCCCTTCAGCTGGAGAtgcttctctctttttctctctagcataCTCACTcttgcttttcttcttttctctctttttctttttcatttttctcattttttctttttctttttcttgttctttttctttttcttccttctcactTATTTCTTGTTCAGTCAAATTTACTGTTGTCTCCTTCTTCTACCCATCTTCTACCTCCATTTCTTCCTCATATTCATTCAGGGGTTCTACCACCGGATCAATTGTTGGGTCAGTTACCAGCTGTTGTTTCTCTGCACCTATTCCTTTCTCACGTTCATTCATGGTGGCCAATCTGCTTCTAGTCATAACAGCCTTGCACTCCTCCTTAGGATTCTTCTCAGTGTTAGCTCCAAAGCTGCTTGATGGACAATCTGCCAGTTGTTTTGCCAAttgtcccacctggacttcCAGATTCTTAATGGCTGACTATGTGCTCTTTTTATTTGACATTGATACTTGCATGAACTAAGcaagagtctcttccagctttgttgtttgatcatagagactaggcccttgttgaGGTGGCCTATTTGATGGACCACCATGGTCTTTATTAAACTGATTTCCAGGGTGATTTCTCCATTGTCCTTGTTGTGAATGATACTGCTGGCCATATTGAAATCCAGAATGCCCACCTGCATTAAAATTTGGTCTTGGCTGGTTCCCCATATAGTTGCCAACCCAATTACATTCTGGACAACCTTCACCCTCTTCTATTTTGTAGGTTGCATGTTGTGTTATATGTGGGGGAGCACATGATTCTGGCTGCTGCATGCCCATAGAAGATACAACACATGAAGTGAACTACATGAGGAACCAGCCAAGACCAAACTTTAATGCATGTGGGTATTCTGGATTTCAACATGGCTAGCAATATAATCAGCAACAGGGACAATGGAGAACTCACCTTGGTAATCAGTTCAATAAAGACGAAGGTTGGCCATCTAACAGGCCACAgcaacaagggcctagtctctatgacTAAATGacgaagctggaagagactcttgCTTGGTTCATGCAAGTATCCATGTCCAATCAAAAGAGCACAGAGTCAACCATCAAGAATCTAgaagtccaggtgggacaaTTGGCAAAACAACTGGTAGACCGACCGTCAAGCAGCTTTGGAGCCAACATAGAGAAGAATCTGAAGGAGGACTGTAAGGCTGTTATGACTAGAAGAAAAATGGTGAGCATGAATGAAGGTGAGAAGAGGATATGTGAAGAAAAACAACAGCCGGTGACTGAACCAGAAATTGACCCAGTGGTGGAACCTTTGAGTGAGACTGAGGAAGAAGTGGAAGCAGAAGATGATCAGTAGAAGGAAATACCAATAATAGtgagtgaaaaagaaataagtgagaaggaaaagaaagagagaaagaaaaagaaaatgaaaaaatgagaaaaaagaaaaagaaaatgaaaaaaatgagaaaaaagaaaaagaaagaaaataagagaagaaaaagaccaAGAGTgagtgtgctagagagaaaaagatagaAGCATCTCCAGCTGAAGGGAAAGAAGTACCATATCCCTTAGTACCTTCTAGGAAGGACAAAGAAAGACATCTAGCTAGATTTCTGGATATTTTCAAGAAGCTAGAAATTACcatgccctttggagaagctctACAGCATATGTCGCTCTATGCTAAATTTCTGAAAGATATGCTAACTCAGAAGAACAAGTACATCCATAGTGACACCATAGTTGTGGAGGGGAACTGCAGTGTCGTAATTCAACGCATACTTCCACCAAAACATAAGGATCCAGGCAGCGTCACTGTACCTTGTTCTATAGATGAAGTTTTTGTTGGCAAGGCTCTTATTGATTTGGGAGCCATTATTAATTTGATGTCGCTTTCCATGTGTCGGAGGCTTAGAGAGTTGGAGATAATGCCGACTAGGATGACTTTACAGTTAACAGATTGCTCCATCACCAGACCCTATGGAGTAATAGAGGATGTTTTGGTTGGGGTCAAACACTTTATCTTTCCTGctgactttgtggtaatggacaTAGAGAAAGATACAGATATTCCCTTAATTTTGGGATGTCCATTTATGGCTACTACAAGTTGTGTAGTAGACATGGGAAAGATGAAGCTAGAAATGGGTATTGAAGACCAAAAGATTAGCTTTGAGCTATTTGATGAAGAAAGGACATTGTTGGACCAGAATGTTtgtctagaggtgaaggagagcGAAGAGAAGGTTCTGAAGGAGAGAACCAAGACTGATTCGGGCTGACAAAGACTTATGCATCAAGCTAGTGAAGTTAAAAGAgcacttcctgggaggcaacccaacttattttattcttttcttgttttcattttcattatttgaACATTTAACTTTAATTGTGGGAATATATTTCAGCATGCATTGCATTGACAAAAAGGGTTTCAAAAGCTTTCTTGAGCTATGGACTAAAAAgttaacttagaaaattttcagAAGTCCATTTGCTAAGCGTAGCCCTTACGCTAAGCGAAATTCTCTACAGGCGCTAAGCAAGTTGTCCTTGCACTAAGCGCCTTAACCCCTAATCATTGGCTATAGTGGTCTCGCTAAGCGTGTGCTCCGCGCTAAGCCTAAAAACTTCTCTAGATTTCAATTCTTTCGAATTGGGCTTCGCACAGCCGCTCGCTAAGCAAGCAAACCTTTCTGGAATTGAATTTATGAGAATTACGCTAAGcgagctcgcttagcgagacccaCTCTCTGCATTTAAGTAGCAATTTATTCGCTAAGCGTGGCC includes these proteins:
- the LOC102665431 gene encoding uncharacterized protein, with the translated sequence MPFGEALQHMSLYAKFLKDMLTQKNKYIHSDTIVVEGNCSVVIQRILPPKHKDPGSVTVPCSIDEVFVGKALIDLGAIINLMSLSMCRRLRELEIMPTRMTLQLTDCSITRPYGVIEDVLVGVKHFIFPADFVVMDIEKDTDIPLILGCPFMATTSCVVDMGKMKLEMGIEDQKISFELFDEERTLLDQNVCLEVKESEEKVLKERTKTDSG